The following proteins are co-located in the Actinomycetes bacterium genome:
- a CDS encoding NifB/NifX family molybdenum-iron cluster-binding protein: MIVCVPTTSTGFIDPRWGKAGRVVVATVEDGGITDWQESAVGWDQSHDEGSEGSHHARIARFLIDHQVEAVVAHHMGEGMQRMLSTMGLQVFLGADGDARAAVLAASS, translated from the coding sequence ATGATCGTGTGCGTCCCGACCACGTCGACCGGTTTCATCGATCCCCGCTGGGGCAAGGCGGGCCGCGTCGTCGTCGCTACGGTTGAGGACGGCGGGATCACCGACTGGCAGGAGTCCGCCGTCGGCTGGGACCAGTCGCACGACGAGGGCAGCGAGGGGTCGCATCACGCGCGGATCGCGCGGTTCCTCATCGACCACCAGGTCGAGGCTGTGGTCGCGCACCACATGGGGGAGGGCATGCAGCGGATGCTCTCGACCATGGGGCTGCAGGTGTTCCTCGGTGCCGACGGCGACGCCCGCGCGGCCGTGCTCGCGGCCTCGTCCTAG